The following proteins are encoded in a genomic region of Phragmites australis chromosome 9, lpPhrAust1.1, whole genome shotgun sequence:
- the LOC133928587 gene encoding transcription factor MYBS3-like: MARKCSSCGNNGHNSRTCSGYRDHENSISIGSNSSTSTSRGGLRLFGVQLQVGSSPLNKCFSMECLSPATYYGVPAAAAASNMSPSESSSSSSLVPIEESAERVSGGHMLDGLMGRVPERKKGVPWTEEEQRRFLAGLDKLGKGNWRGISRHFVTTRTPTQVASHAQKYFLSQNSLTKKKRRSTLFDAVGGAKKAAMARTTSVSGLQFPSLPLVVDVTTKEEAVLLPPCLNLMSSTSPCGGGGDGDGASQFQSPSSLNLMAKPQVQLQMPDLELKMSTSKLSNQPRPSQSTPFFGTIRVT; encoded by the exons ATGGCAAGGAAATGCTCCAGTTGTGGAAACAATGGCCACAACTCTAGAACTTGTAGTGGTTACAGAGATCATGAGAACAGCATTAGCATAGGCAGCAACAGCAGCACAAGTACTAGTCGTGGTGGCTTGAGGCTGTTTGGGGTGCAGCTGCAGGTAGGCTCTTCTCCTCTGAATAAGTGCTTCAGCATGGAGTGCCTGTCACCAGCTACATACTATGGagttcctgctgctgctgccgcctcgAACATGTCGCCTTCGGAGTCGTCGTCTTCGTCTTCGCTTGTCCCAATAGAGGAGAGCGCCGAGAGGGTATCCGGTGGGCATATGCTGGATGGCCTCATGGGCAGGGTTCCGGAGAGGAAGAAAG GAGTCCCATGGACCGAGGAAGAGCAACGTAGATTCCTCGCTGGCCTCGACAAGCTCGGGAAAGGCAACTGGCGAGGCATTTCCCGACACTTCGTCACGACACGGACCCCGACGCAGGTAGCCAGCCATGCCCAGAAGTACTTCCTGAGTCAGAATAGCCTcacaaagaagaagaggaggtccACCCTCTTTGATGCG GTTGGAGGTGCCAAAAAGGCAGCAATGGCCAGGACAACATCAGTATCTGGACTGCAATTCCCCAGCCTGCCGCTTGTTGTGGACGTAACGACGAAGGAGGAAGCTGTGCTGCTGCCTCCATGCCTGAACCTGATGAGCAGCACATCTccatgtggtggtggtggtgatggtgatggtgcATCACAGTTTCAATCCCCTTCTTCCCTGAACCTGATGGCAAAGCCTCAGGTGCAACTCCAGATGCCTGATCTGGAGCTGAAGATGTCGACATCCAAGTTATCCAATCAGCCCCGCCCATCGCAGAGCACGCCTTTTTTCGGCACTATCAGGGTTACCTGA